A genome region from Danio aesculapii chromosome 2, fDanAes4.1, whole genome shotgun sequence includes the following:
- the polr2d gene encoding DNA-directed RNA polymerase II subunit RPB4, translated as MAAGGAAQVGDVEEDASQLMFPKEFENAETLLNSEVHMLLEHRKQQNESAEDEQELSEVFMKTLNYTARFSRFKNRETIASVRSLLLQKKLHKFELASLANLCPEAAEEAKALIPSLEGRFEDEELQQILDDIQTKRSFQY; from the exons ATGGCGGCGGGAGGAGCAGCGCAAGTGGGAGATGTGGAGGAGGACGCGTCTCAGCTCATGTTTCCTAAAG AGTTTGAGAACGCAGAGACGCTGCTGAACTCGGAGGTGCACATGTTGCTGGAGCACCGAAAGCAGCAGAACGAGAGCGCGGAGGACGAGCAAGAGCTGTCCGAGGTCTTCATGAAGACCCTAAACTACACGGCCAGATTCAGCCGCTTCAAGAATCGAGAGACTATCGCTAGTGTGCGCAG tttgctGCTGCAGAAGAAACTCCACAAGTTTGAGTTGGCCAGTTTAGCCAATCTGTGTCCAGAAGCAGCCGAGGAAGCCAAAGCCCTCATTCCCAG TTTGGAAGGGAGGTTTGAGGATGAGGAGTTACAGCAAATCCTGGATGACATTCAGACCAAACGCAGCTTCCAGTACTGA